A stretch of DNA from Gimesia chilikensis:
TGGCAAGGTGGGTGACCAGACTGGCGCAGATCCGGAGCGTGTGGCGGCGGCCTGCGAGCGGTTTGAACTCGTGTACTGCACGCTGGAACCGGGATCGGCGATCTTCTTTCACTCCAATCTGCTGCACCGTTCAGATCAGAATAAAAGCGACCATCCGCGGTGGGGGTTCATCTGCTGCTACAACACGAAGCACAACGATCCATATAAGGAGTCGCGACACCCTCAGTACACACCGCTGACGAAGAGGGATGATGCGGACGTGTTGAAAATCGGTCATGCCCAGTGGGAACAGATACAGGCAGATTCATCGCTGTGATGAGTGACGTCGAATTGTGGGAGCAGAATGGGTAAGGGTGCCGAAACCACAGGAAATTCGCTGAGTCAGCAGAGTGAGCTGATCAAGCGACTGGCGCGCGAGGTCGGCTTTGATCTGGCTGGAATTGCGCCAGCGGTCACGCCCACTGGTTATCACAGCTTTCTGGACTGGCTGAACCAGGGATACGCGGGAGAGATGAGCTATCTCGAACGTCGTAAAGAGGCTTATGAACATCCACGCTATGTGATGAGTTCCGTGCGGAGTGTGCTGATGCTGACGTTGAATTATCAGACGGAAACGCCGCCCGAGGTGACGGGAACTGAGGCGCGGGTTTCGCGTTATGCCTGGGGGACGACCGACTATCACAAGGTGATTCGCAAGAAACTAAAGCAGCTGTCGCGCTTGATTCGCGAGCAGTATCCCGATTGTGAAACACGAGGCGTTGTCGATACTGCGCCGCTGCTGGAGCGGGACTTCGCTCAGTTGGCAGGACTGGGCTGGATTGGAAAGAACACGCTGCTGCTCAACAAACGGGAGGGAAGCTGGTTTTTTCTAGCGGGGTTGCTGCTGAGTGATGAGCTGGAATATGACGAACCGCAACAAACAAGCCATTGTGGCACCTGTACACGGTGCCTGGAGGCCTGTCCGACCGATGCGTTCGTAGAAGCAGGGACGCTGGATGCGCGGAAGTGTATTTCGTATCTGACGATCGAGCTGCGAGATCAGCCGATCCCTGCAGAATTACGAACGGGAATGCAGGACTGGATGTTTGGCTGCGATGTGTGCCAGGAAGTCTGTCCCTGGAATCGGAAGGCACCGATCAGCGGAGAGCCAGCATTTCAGCCGGTCGAAACGTTTACTCCCGTCGATGCCTGCGAACTGCTGACACTGGACGAAGCTGCATTTCAGGAGCGGTTCCAGAGTACGCCGATGTCGCGGGCCCGTCGGGCGGGGTTGCTCCGGAATGCAGCCATCGTACTGGGGAACCGGGGAGATCAGAGTGCAGTGCCGGCATTGTTGGGAGTACTCAATGATGATGAGCCGCTGATTCGAGGGGCCGCGGCCTGGGCGCTGGGGCGACTGGGAGCTCCGACCACTGTGGAGACGCTGCAGGCCCGCCTGGAAATTGAGATTGAAACAGATGTGATTGAGGAACTCAAGCAGACACTCAGCAGGCTGGTGAGTTGAGGCGAATAAACTGGAAAATGCGGGGAGAAAGTGGCGGGCTCTGATGGAAAAGTGACAGTGCGTGTATTACGATCTGCAACAGAGTTAAGCCAACAAAAAATCTTTGGTTCGAATATCAGAACGTTATTGTGAATGGGAGCAGTGAGATGGGCGATCAACCTCTTGTCGGAGTCAATGGTGCCAGCGGTCGGATGGGACAGCGGGTGGCTGTGCTCGTATATCAGGATCCGGATCTGAAACTGGGGGCTGCCCTGGAATCGGAGTCTTCTCCTGCCCTGGGGAAAGACGTGGGTGAAGTTGCCGGCATCGGTCCTGTTGGCCTGAACATTACGTCTGAGTTGACCGACCGCGTGGATGTGATCATCGACTTCTCCCTGCCAGCCGGACTGGTGAAAATCGCCGGAGTCTGTGCTGAACGGCAGATTCCGCTGGTTGCTGCTACCACGGGATTGACGCCGGAACAGCGAAACGAAGTGCTGACGGCTTCACAGACCACTCCCCTGATTCTGGCCCCCAATATGAGTGTGGCTGTGAATCTGATGATGAAGCTGGTGCGGGAAGCCGCCCATTCGCTGAAGAATACTCCCAGTGGCGTGGACGTAGAAATCATTGAGCGGCATCACCGGTTTAAGGAAGATGCACCCAGTGGGACCGCATTGCACTTTGGTGAAATCATTGCCGACGAGATGGGGCAGACCGAACACGTTCACGGACGCGAAGGACGTCCGGGACCACGTCCGGTTTGTGAAATCGGCTATCACGCGTTGCGGACCGGCGACAATGTGGGTGAGCATACAATTGTCTTCGGCATGATGGGTGAGACGATTGACCTCACAGTCCGCGGCCATACCCGTGACAGTTATGTTTATGGCGCCCTGATGGCGGCCAAATATCTGACAACCCAGAAGGCGGGTCTGTATACAATGGCGGACGTGCTGGGCCTGAACTAAATCTCGGCCTGTCAGTAAGTTATGTTGCAAATCTAAAACTGCCGGTACTATGCGATGGTGCCGGCAGTTTTTGTTCTCAGCGACAGGTATCACCGGTTTATTTTGGTAAGTCTGCCCCTTTTACCAAGTCTGTGAAATGATCAAGAGTGATACACCCGGTAACCGATACAAAAAGAGCGCTGACTGCCTCTCGACAGAACAGATTGAGGGGGAGAACGGACACCGTGTCCTGTCTAACCGGAATTCAGGGATTGAATTCTGATCTGCTGTCAAAACAGAGTCCCGTCTCGAAGGATCGAGTCATGAGCTGGCTGAAGTCTCTCAAATTCAAAAGCGTTCTGAGTCTCATTTCACGAGATTCCTCTCAAACCGAACGCCAATCTCGCTTTGGTGTTCGCTGGAACCAGACGGCTAAAGTCTTCGTCGGTTTGATCGCCAGTGTCTGTTCAATGATGGCACTGATCTCCTTCTTCGGTTCACTGGAAGAGCCTTCTGTGGAAGATAAGCTGCTTTCCGATGCCGAGTCGCTGGCACCGGATCTGGGAAGCGGGGATGAACTGTCGATGGAATTTGGTCTGGATGCGGAGCTGCCGCTGCAGGAAGCGGTTGCCGATGTGGAAGGAGCCATGGGGGAAGTACAGACGGTTTCTGTGGAGCAGGCAGCAGGCAGCGGAGAGACCGGTTCGGGAGTCTATCATGCGTTGGGGCGCGATTATGGAGATCAGCAGACGAGTGGACGCGTCGAGCAGGTTTCTGGAGCGCATCCCATTTATGTGTCGAGTAACAGGCAGTCCGGGGGTACGCAGAATGCAAGCAGCTCCGGGGCTGCCTGGCTGACTGGAGAAATTGAAGAGCTCGAGCTGCCGACAGTGCGCAGCGCAGCTGTTCCTTCCAGAAATTATTAAGAGAACAATTAAACGGAAGTCTCAGACCTTTCAACCATTCGCGGGAATCAGAGTCGATGTATCAGAGTTACTGGAATCTGCAGAGCGGCCCTTTCGAAGAAAAGATGGACGCTGGGTATTTTTATGAGAGCCACCCGCATCAGGCCGGACTGCTGAAGTTGCAATACCTGGTGGAGAACCGCAAGGGAGCCGGCCTGCTGGTCGGAAACCCGGGCAGCGGGAAATCCTACCTGTGCCACGTGCTGAAAAGTCAGCTTGCAGAGCGGCATCAGCCGTTCGTACAACTGGTCTTTCCCCAGCTTTCACCTGTCGAGTTGATTTCATATCTCGCGGTTGAGTTAGGGGCGGAAGAGGCGGGCATCGAGCCGGGAGTGACCGGTAAGGATCGCATCATCCGCGCCCTGCATCGGCAGTTACAGTTGCTTTGTGATCAGGGGGCACAGCCTGTGATCGTGATTGATGAAGCACATCTGATTGCAGATCAGCGAATTTTCGAGACGCTGCATCAGTTGCTCAATTTTCAGCAGACCTCCGATGTCGACTTCACGCTGTTGCTGGTAGGAGACCGGTTGTTGCTGAGTCACCTGCAACGTTCCGCTCAGCTGGATGACCGCATTTCGGTCCGTTGTCTGCTCAGACCGTTTTCTGCGGAAGAGACACAACGGTACGTTGAGCATCGACTGCAGGTCGCCGGTCGGACCGAACCGGTGTTCGAAGCATCTGCATTCCAGACGTTGTTCGAACTGACGCAGGGGAATCCGCGGAAGATCAATCGTTTGTGTGATCTGGGGCTGCTGGTCGGTTATGCCGACGAACTGCCGCTGATTACGTCAGACGTTCTGGAAGCGGTTTCAGAAGAACTCGTAACCTCCATTCCAGACTGATACTCATTCAGCGGAATAATTCTATTTAACGTAGTATCATCTACAGTTGAGTATATCGATTAAGTTACGCGCTGACCTGTTTCTGAGGGCAGCGCGTTTTTTTGTGAACCTGCTCCCGTGCTTTGGTGTCTGCTTCCCAACGGGTAATGCTACCCCATTAATTCGTACAGGGAAAAACCATGTTTCACTTCTTCTCCAGCGAGAGTTCATCGAGCAGCTCGTCAGAATCTGACGGGACGGGGTCGGTGTGTGAAGTGTGAACGTCGACATTGAATGAATTCAAGCCCGTCCGATTCTTTGATCGGACGGGCTTTTTTTATTGGTATGCCCCAGTTGGGGCGAGGCTCGCATTTTTTCGTTGCATCAGCCGATCTGGCGCTGCACGGGCACAAAAAGGCTGCTGAGGCTGCTCACCTCTTCAGCTGGCCGGCAGATGTGACACACTCCTCTTGAGAAAGGAGGCTATGAGCAATGGTTCATAAAGTTCATGTGAATGTGGGAACGATCGGTCATATCGATCATGGAAAGACAACGCTGACGGCTGCGATTTTGAAGGTGCAGGCACAGCGTGGTCTGGCGCGCGTCAAGTCGTACCAGGAGATCGCCCGCGGCGGTATCGAACGCGATAAAAACAAGACTGTGACGATCCTGGCGTCGCATGTGAAGTACGAAACGGACAAGCGGACGTACGCGCACATCGACTGTCCGGGACACGCGGATTACATCAAGAACATGATTTCCGGTGCAGCTCAGATGGATGGTGCGGTGCTGCTGGTCTCTGCCGCCGACGGTCCGATGCCCCAGACACGCGAGCACATTCTGCTGGCGCGGCAGGTGGGTGTTCCGTACCTGGTCGTGTTTCTTAACAAGTGTGATCTGGTGGATGATCCGGAGCTGATCGAACTGGTAGAGCTGGAGCTGCGGGAAATGCTGACGCATTATGGCTTTACTGGAGATGAAGTTCCCTTTATCTACGGTTCCGCGAAACTGGCCGATGCACGTCCGGATGATCCGGACGCCTCCCGGTGTATCCACGAACTGCTGGAGACGCTCGACACCTACGTGCCGGATCCGCAGAGGCTGACTGACAGGCCGTTTCTGATGTCGGTCGAAAACGTGTTCAGCATCATGGGCCGCGGGTCTGTGGTGACGGGTAAGATTGAACAGGGACAAATCCGTCCCGGCGATGCGGTCGAGATTGTCGGTCTGTGTGAAGATACGCGCACTGATGTTGTGACTTCGGTGGAGTCGTTCAACGCACTGGTCGACACGGGCTATGCCGGCGACAACGTGGGTTGCCTGTTGAGAAAGACGAACTACTCAGAAGTTTCGCGGGGTCAGGTGCTGGCAGCAGTTGGCACCGTGACGCCGTATCGAAACTTCGAGGCGGAAGTTTATGTTTTGAAAAAGGAAGAAGGGGGACGGCATACGCCTTTTTTTGATGGCTATACGCCCCAGTTTTTCTTTCGTACGACGAACGTCACGGGAACCGCACGGGTGGAAGGCCAGGCAGATCTGGCCATGCCCGGTGATGGTGTGACACTGAACGTGATGCTCAACCAGCCGATCGCGCTGGCTGAGGGGGACCGGTTTGCGATACGCGAAGGCAGCAAAACGGTCGGTTCGGGAGTGGTCACACGCGTGATTGCCTGATGTGGGTGCCCCTGGTCTGCCTTGGTGGATCAGGGGCATTTTACTGGAGCAGCAGTGCTGTTCGTGGCCGTGTTCTGTTTTAGTCTGCGTGAAAATGGGGGACAGCCCTTGCGAAATACAGGGGGTCGGGTTCACAATAGGCCAATTCATTTCAACCCGATAGGGAAATCTCGTTGCGTGTGGGAGTAATACAGGCCAGCTTAAAAGCGGTCTGAATCGATTCCCTGCACGGACCGTCAACAAGGTAAATGTCTGAATGTGGTCTTCGCGTCTGTTCTGGAAACTGTTCCTGGTTTATGCCGGTCTGAATATTGCTTCCGCGATTGTATTCGTGTTGATTGTTTCGGGACGCCAGAAAACCCAGGTGGAAGACCAGGTGCAGCAGCGTCTGCATGACTCAGCGGTGATCATGCGGAGCAGCATGGAGGGGGTCTTCGACAGAGGATTCTCTGAGCAGCTGCAGATCAAAGTTGAGAAGCTGGGGGCAGAAACCGGCACGCGGATTACGCTGATCGACATGGACGGGGTCGTGATTGCCGATTCGGATCAGAGTTCACTGCAGCTGGTCCGCGACATGGAAAACCACAAAAACCGGGTGGAAGTCATCAAAGCGCTGGCCACGGGTTCGGGGACTTCCGAACGGAGAAGTCCGACACTGAGTGAGCCCATGAAGTATTATGCGCTCTTGTACCGGCATGATGGCGAGCCTAAGGGGGTGGTGCGTGTTTCGATCACGATGTCCAAAATTCAGCTGGAGATCGCGTCGATTGAGAAGCTGATCTGGAGTATTGCGCTACTGGTCAGCTTTACCGTGATGTTGATTACCTATTGGGTGGTCGCTCGCATGATCCGTCCCCTGACGATTCTGACCAATGCAGCCGAGTCGATTGCCAATGGGGATTACGATCAGAAACTGTATTTCCCCCAGCATGATGAGCTGGGAATCCTGGCCCAGTCCTTTAATCATATGAGCAAGGAAATGGCCGAACGCGTGCGTCAGCTGCAGGCGAGCGGTGATCGTCTGAGTACCGTGCTGGAGGGTATGGTCGAGGGCGTAATCGCGACCAATGAACGACAGCATGTGCTGTTTGCCAACGAGTCGGCGGGGCGGTTGTTGTTTTTCTCGCCGGAAGAGGCACAGGGTAAGCCGCTGTTTGAATCGGTACGAAATCATCAGCTGCAAAAGGCGGTGACAGAGGTGTTAAAAACCCTGGAACCCCAGCGGATGGAAGTCGAACTCGAGAGTACCAGCGATCGGATTCTGGGGGTGACCACGACTCCGCTGCCCGGCACTCCCTGTCCGGGTCTGGTGATCGTGTTGTTTGATATGACCGAGTTACGGCGGTTGGAATCATTGCGTCAGGAGTTTGTTGCGAATGTCTCACATGAATTGAAGACGCCTTTGAGTTCCATCAAGGCGTATACGGAGACCCTGATCCGTGGCGCGATGGATGATCCGGAGATCAGCAAAACCTTTCTGATGCGGATCGAAGAACAGGCAGACCGTCTGCACCAGCTGATTCTCGACTTGATCAGCCTGGCGAGTATCGAATCAGGAAATCAGGTCTTCGATATTATCAGTATCGAGCTGCGTCCGTTTGTTGAGTCCTGCCTGGTAGATCAACAGACTGTGGCGGAGTCAAAGCAGATTGAACTGATTATCGAAGAGCAGGAGCCCGGTTTGCGGGTCAAAGCTGACGAAGAAGGCTTGCACCAGATCCTGGGGAACCTGATCAACAACGCGATCAAGTACACGCCGGAGCAGGGAACGATTACGATTCGCTGGCAGCGTGATGAAGGTAACATGGTGTTACTGCAGGTGCAGGATACCGGGATCGGGATTGAGGAGAAGCATCTGGCCCGTCTATTCGAGCGGTTCTTCCGGGTCGACAAAGCGCGTTCGCGTGAGCTGGGTGGAACCGGGCTGGGGCTCTCCATTGTGAAGCATCTTGTACAATCGTTTAATGGTACGATTGGTGTGACCAGTAAGGTCGGGACAGGAACGACGTTTTCTGTCCGTCTCCCCCGTGGCTGAGATCGGGGTTGAGTGTGGTAAGTGCTGTGTAATTCCTGTGTTAGGATGCGCATTTCCGGTGGTTGAGTTGTTCCGGAAAGATTAAGTACTTCACGGTTTCTTAATATAGTCTTAACAAATTGCGGGTATGGTTACACGCGTCTGAGAGAGGCTACAGGTGCCCGTTCGCTCTGAACGGCGGTGTGGTCTCTGAATCAAAGCGAAGAACCATCTTATTTAACCATATCGCATTTGGGAGAAACACACACGATGATCACGACAAACAAGGGGAAAGTATGGGGGCTGCTGTGTCTGGCCATTGGCGTTTCCCTGATTGGCGTTGGATGCAACGGGAACAGCGACGGCCCGGCAGCCAAGCAGGCTGGATCTGAGCCGGGAGCCGAAGCACCTGCTGAGGGTGGCGAGAAGCTGGAAGGCAGTGTGAAAATTGATGGCTCCAGCACCGTGTATCCCGTGAGTGAAGCGGTTGCCGAAGAGTTTCGTGCAGTGCAGCCTAAGATTCGTGTGACAGTTGGTGTCTCCGGTACCGGTGGTGGAATGAAGAAATTCATCGCTGGCGAAGTTGATATCTGCGATGCATCTCGGGCGATGAAAGAAAAAGAAGCCAACGCCTGTAAAGAACAGGGAATCGAGTTCATCGAACTGTCAGTTGCGTTTGACGGTCTGGCTGTGATCGTGAACCCTAAGAACGACTGGTGCGACTGCCTGACCGTCGGTCAGCTCAAAGAACTGTGGCGTCCGGAAAGTGGCGTTAAGCAGTGGAAAGACCTGGATCCCAAGTGGCCTGCCAAAGACATCAAGCTGTACGGTCCGGGAACTGACTCGGGTACTTTCGATTACTTCACCGAAGCAATCGTTGGTGAATCCAAGGCCAGCCGGGCTGACTACACTGCCAGTGAAGACGATAACGTGCTGGTGACCGGTGTCTCCGAAGACGCAGATGCCCTGGGTTACTTCGGCTATGCATACTACGACGAAAACAAAGACAAACTGAAGCTGCTGGCTGTTGATGGCGGCAAAGGTTGTGTCAAACCTTCTCTGGAAACCGTGCGGAACAACACTTATGAGCCACTGTCCCGCCCGCTGTTCATCTATGTGCGGAAGTCTGCTCTGGAGCGACCTGAAGTAGTTGCCTTCGTCAAATTCTACATGGAAAACGCTGCAGCTCTGTCGAAAGACGTGGGATATGTGCCCGTCTCCGAAGAAGTTCAGAAGAAGAACATGGAAACCTTTAATGGAGCTTTGTCGAAGTGACAAACGAACGTTCTGACGCAGAACAACCAGTTGAAGTAAACGGGGGTGAGGCAGCGGTCGTTGGGCTGCCTCGCCCTGCGTCTCTTGAAAGTGCGAGTGGTCTGTGGAACCGTCTGCGTCCTGTGTATGAGGGCCTGGTACACTTCTCGCTGTTTATCTGCGCCAGCATTTCAGTGCTGGTGACCGTAGGCATTGTGATCATTCTGCTGTACGAATCGGTTAAGTTCTTCTACGATGTGCCTGTGCTGGAGTTTCTGACGGGGACTGAATGGACGCCGTTGCTTAAGCCACAGCACTTCGGGATTCTGCCTCTGCTCTGTGGGACGATGCTGGTCGCCGGCGGTTCCGCGCTTGTGGCGGTTCCGATTGGTCTGGGGACGGCAATTTACCTGAGTGAGTATGCGTCTCCCCGCTTCCGCGACATCGTGAAACCAATCCTGGAAATCCTGGCCGGTATCCCATCGGTCGTTTATGGATTTATGGCAATTGTGTTTGTGTCTCCGATCATCCGCCAGATTTTTCCCAGTGCCGGCGTATTCAATGCTGCCAGTGCCTGTGTCGTGGTGGGGATCATGATCCTGCCGATGATCATTTCTCTGAGTGAAGATATTCTGCAGTCGGTCCCGATTTCATTGCGGGCAGCAGCTTCTGCACTGGGAGCAAACAAATTTGAAGTGACCGTACGGGTGGTCCTGCCGGCTGCGATGTCGGGGATTATTGCCAGTTTCCTGCTGGCCATCTCCCGTGCAATCGGTGAAACAATGGCGGTGACTCTGGCAGCAGGGGCGACACCCAAGCTGACCCTGAATCCCCTGGAAAGTATTCAGACCATGACCGCTTACATTGTGCAAGTGAGTCTGGGAGATACACCTGCAGGCACGATTGAGTACCGTACAATTTTTGCAGTCGGCCTTGCCTTGTTTGTCACAACAATGACGATGAACGTGATTGCTCAATATATTCTCTCCCGAGTAGGAGAACGCTACGAATGAGCACGAAACTCGATATTTATACAAAGAGACGCCGTGGGCGTATCATTAACGGGATGTTCACTGTGGCCTGTTTTCTGGCCACGATTTCCTGTGTGCTGGTGCTGTTGGTTTTGATCTGGAATATCATTCTGCAGGGCAAAAGCTGGTTGAGCTGGGACTTTATCGAGTCCCTGCCTTCACGGTTCCCTGAAAAAGCCGGTATCAAGACAGCGCTGTGGGGCAGCATCTGGCTGATCTGTCTGACGGCTCTGTTTTCAGTACCGCTGGGAGTAGGGGCTGCCGTTTATCTGGAAGAGTATGCTCCACGCAGTCGCTGGCGGAAATTGATTCAGTTGAATATTGCGAATCTGGCCGGTGTGCCTTCCATTGTTTACGGAATTCTGGGGTTGGGACTGTTCGTCCGGGCGTTGGCTTTTGAACGGAGCGTGCTGTCCGGCGCATTGACACTGACTCTGGTTGTATTACCGATTATTATTCTGGCATCCCAGGAAGCGCTGCGGGCGGTACCGGATTCGATCCGACGTTCGGCTTATGCTCTGGGGGCGACCCGCTGGCAGACGGTGTGGTACCAGGTGCTGCCGGCTTCCCTGCCGGGGATTATGACAGGAGTGATTCTGTCCCTCTCACGGGCACTCGGAGAAGCGGCACCCCTGCTGGTTGTCGGGGCAATGGCTTATGTTCCCTTTGTACCGGAAAAATTATCGGATGAGTTTACGGCTCTGCCGATTCAGATTTTCAACTGGACCTCGCGGCCGCAGGAAGAGTTTCATCATCTGGCGGCAGCCGGGATTTTAGTACTGCTGGTCGTACTGGTCAGCATGAATGCAGTAGCGGTGTTCGTGCGGCATAAATACGGAAAAAAGATTCGCTGGTAAGAGAGGGATCCTGGCGATCGGGAAAATACGAAATTCTCCCGCACATATTTGATTTCGATTATCTATAATAGTATTCAGCGGGGATAACCAATTTATGGCTTCAACACCCTCGGTTAAAAATAATATGCAATCACCTGATAAAGCAGCCTCCACTCATTCACAGGGTCCTGTCGTGCGGCCTTCGATTCCTGAAGGTAAAAGCATGCGGACTGCCGATGAGTTGGCGCAGGCTACCGAAAAGATCAGCGTGCGTGACCTGTCGTTTTATTATTCGGATAACCGCGCTTTAACTGATATTTCACTTTCGATTCCTGAGCGGTGCGTGACTGCATTCATTGGCCCCTCAGGCTGTGGAAAGTCGACGTTTCTCCGGTGTCTGAACCGGATGAATGATATGATCGAAGGCACCCGGGTCGAAGGCGAGATCCTGCTGGAAGGTCAGGATATTTATTCCAGCCGCACAGACATCGTGACCTTGCGGAAGCGGATCGGGATGGTATTCCAGAAGTCGACTCCGTTTCCGAAATCGATTTTCGATAACGTGTCGTTCGGTCCCAAGATCGCAGGTATTCGTAAAAAGAAAGATCTGTACGAGATCGTCGAGCGTTCTCTGCAGCGGTCGGCCTTGTGGGAAGAAGTCAAAGATCGCCTGAGCGATTCTGCATTGAACCTGTCGGGTGGTCAGCAGCAGCGGTTATGTATTGCCCGTGCTCTGGCCAACGATCCAGATATTCTGTTGATGGATGAACCGGCGTCGGCACTCGATCCGGCTTCAACGGCACGTATCGAAGACCTGATCTTCGAACTCAAAGAACAGTACACGATTGTGATCGTTACGCATAACATGCAGCAGGCGGCTCGTGTGTCCGACCAGGCTGCCTTTTTCTATCAGGGGCTGCTGATCGAATCCGGAGCGACGGAAGAGCTCTTCACGAATCCCAAGAAACAGCAGACCGAAGACTACATTACCGGCAGATTTGGATAAGCCAATGACAAAACATTTACAGCGTGATATGGAATCACTGGAGCGGGAAATCATCACCCAGTCATCACTGGTGGAAGAGATGATTTCCAAAGCCAGTCGCGCGCTTTACGAAGTTCAGGTTGATCTGGCCAATGAAGTGATTGAGCAGGAACGGGCGATCAACGAGAGTGAAGTGAAGATTGAGGAAGACTGCCTGAAGATTCTGGCGCTGCACCAGCCGGTGGCCGTCGATTTGCGCGAGACGGCAACGGTGCTGAAGATTAACAATGATCTGGAGCGTATTGCCGACCTGGCGGTGAATATCGCTGAGCGGACCATCGGATTGTCGCATTATCCGAATTTCCATATTCCTGCTGCTCTGGAACCCATGACGAAAGTTACGGTTTCGATGTTACGCGACGCGATTGACGCGTTCATCGATTTCGATACCGATAAGGCCCGTGAGGTCTGTAAACGTGATGATATTGTCGACGGTTACAACCGCGAGATCATCAATGAAATCTACGGATTGATGCAGACCGATCCGAGCCTGATTAAGCCGGCATTACATTTTTTCTCTTCAGCGCGCCACATTGAACGTATTGCC
This window harbors:
- the queG gene encoding tRNA epoxyqueuosine(34) reductase QueG — its product is MGKGAETTGNSLSQQSELIKRLAREVGFDLAGIAPAVTPTGYHSFLDWLNQGYAGEMSYLERRKEAYEHPRYVMSSVRSVLMLTLNYQTETPPEVTGTEARVSRYAWGTTDYHKVIRKKLKQLSRLIREQYPDCETRGVVDTAPLLERDFAQLAGLGWIGKNTLLLNKREGSWFFLAGLLLSDELEYDEPQQTSHCGTCTRCLEACPTDAFVEAGTLDARKCISYLTIELRDQPIPAELRTGMQDWMFGCDVCQEVCPWNRKAPISGEPAFQPVETFTPVDACELLTLDEAAFQERFQSTPMSRARRAGLLRNAAIVLGNRGDQSAVPALLGVLNDDEPLIRGAAAWALGRLGAPTTVETLQARLEIEIETDVIEELKQTLSRLVS
- the dapB gene encoding 4-hydroxy-tetrahydrodipicolinate reductase produces the protein MGDQPLVGVNGASGRMGQRVAVLVYQDPDLKLGAALESESSPALGKDVGEVAGIGPVGLNITSELTDRVDVIIDFSLPAGLVKIAGVCAERQIPLVAATTGLTPEQRNEVLTASQTTPLILAPNMSVAVNLMMKLVREAAHSLKNTPSGVDVEIIERHHRFKEDAPSGTALHFGEIIADEMGQTEHVHGREGRPGPRPVCEIGYHALRTGDNVGEHTIVFGMMGETIDLTVRGHTRDSYVYGALMAAKYLTTQKAGLYTMADVLGLN
- a CDS encoding ExeA family protein; translated protein: MYQSYWNLQSGPFEEKMDAGYFYESHPHQAGLLKLQYLVENRKGAGLLVGNPGSGKSYLCHVLKSQLAERHQPFVQLVFPQLSPVELISYLAVELGAEEAGIEPGVTGKDRIIRALHRQLQLLCDQGAQPVIVIDEAHLIADQRIFETLHQLLNFQQTSDVDFTLLLVGDRLLLSHLQRSAQLDDRISVRCLLRPFSAEETQRYVEHRLQVAGRTEPVFEASAFQTLFELTQGNPRKINRLCDLGLLVGYADELPLITSDVLEAVSEELVTSIPD
- the tuf gene encoding elongation factor Tu — protein: MVHKVHVNVGTIGHIDHGKTTLTAAILKVQAQRGLARVKSYQEIARGGIERDKNKTVTILASHVKYETDKRTYAHIDCPGHADYIKNMISGAAQMDGAVLLVSAADGPMPQTREHILLARQVGVPYLVVFLNKCDLVDDPELIELVELELREMLTHYGFTGDEVPFIYGSAKLADARPDDPDASRCIHELLETLDTYVPDPQRLTDRPFLMSVENVFSIMGRGSVVTGKIEQGQIRPGDAVEIVGLCEDTRTDVVTSVESFNALVDTGYAGDNVGCLLRKTNYSEVSRGQVLAAVGTVTPYRNFEAEVYVLKKEEGGRHTPFFDGYTPQFFFRTTNVTGTARVEGQADLAMPGDGVTLNVMLNQPIALAEGDRFAIREGSKTVGSGVVTRVIA
- the pnpS gene encoding two-component system histidine kinase PnpS, encoding MWSSRLFWKLFLVYAGLNIASAIVFVLIVSGRQKTQVEDQVQQRLHDSAVIMRSSMEGVFDRGFSEQLQIKVEKLGAETGTRITLIDMDGVVIADSDQSSLQLVRDMENHKNRVEVIKALATGSGTSERRSPTLSEPMKYYALLYRHDGEPKGVVRVSITMSKIQLEIASIEKLIWSIALLVSFTVMLITYWVVARMIRPLTILTNAAESIANGDYDQKLYFPQHDELGILAQSFNHMSKEMAERVRQLQASGDRLSTVLEGMVEGVIATNERQHVLFANESAGRLLFFSPEEAQGKPLFESVRNHQLQKAVTEVLKTLEPQRMEVELESTSDRILGVTTTPLPGTPCPGLVIVLFDMTELRRLESLRQEFVANVSHELKTPLSSIKAYTETLIRGAMDDPEISKTFLMRIEEQADRLHQLILDLISLASIESGNQVFDIISIELRPFVESCLVDQQTVAESKQIELIIEEQEPGLRVKADEEGLHQILGNLINNAIKYTPEQGTITIRWQRDEGNMVLLQVQDTGIGIEEKHLARLFERFFRVDKARSRELGGTGLGLSIVKHLVQSFNGTIGVTSKVGTGTTFSVRLPRG
- a CDS encoding PstS family phosphate ABC transporter substrate-binding protein; translated protein: MITTNKGKVWGLLCLAIGVSLIGVGCNGNSDGPAAKQAGSEPGAEAPAEGGEKLEGSVKIDGSSTVYPVSEAVAEEFRAVQPKIRVTVGVSGTGGGMKKFIAGEVDICDASRAMKEKEANACKEQGIEFIELSVAFDGLAVIVNPKNDWCDCLTVGQLKELWRPESGVKQWKDLDPKWPAKDIKLYGPGTDSGTFDYFTEAIVGESKASRADYTASEDDNVLVTGVSEDADALGYFGYAYYDENKDKLKLLAVDGGKGCVKPSLETVRNNTYEPLSRPLFIYVRKSALERPEVVAFVKFYMENAAALSKDVGYVPVSEEVQKKNMETFNGALSK
- the pstC gene encoding phosphate ABC transporter permease subunit PstC codes for the protein MWNRLRPVYEGLVHFSLFICASISVLVTVGIVIILLYESVKFFYDVPVLEFLTGTEWTPLLKPQHFGILPLLCGTMLVAGGSALVAVPIGLGTAIYLSEYASPRFRDIVKPILEILAGIPSVVYGFMAIVFVSPIIRQIFPSAGVFNAASACVVVGIMILPMIISLSEDILQSVPISLRAAASALGANKFEVTVRVVLPAAMSGIIASFLLAISRAIGETMAVTLAAGATPKLTLNPLESIQTMTAYIVQVSLGDTPAGTIEYRTIFAVGLALFVTTMTMNVIAQYILSRVGERYE
- the pstA gene encoding phosphate ABC transporter permease PstA, which encodes MSTKLDIYTKRRRGRIINGMFTVACFLATISCVLVLLVLIWNIILQGKSWLSWDFIESLPSRFPEKAGIKTALWGSIWLICLTALFSVPLGVGAAVYLEEYAPRSRWRKLIQLNIANLAGVPSIVYGILGLGLFVRALAFERSVLSGALTLTLVVLPIIILASQEALRAVPDSIRRSAYALGATRWQTVWYQVLPASLPGIMTGVILSLSRALGEAAPLLVVGAMAYVPFVPEKLSDEFTALPIQIFNWTSRPQEEFHHLAAAGILVLLVVLVSMNAVAVFVRHKYGKKIRW